In a genomic window of Mycolicibacillus parakoreensis:
- a CDS encoding helix-turn-helix transcriptional regulator codes for MEDFSRLVSEIYETVLTPRHWELAVAEIGEAFGGAQTALLVNDGVSRVVAHASFPAELTTAYNRYYARRDDIVAAVEHGTIGVVRPRAELLSSLPPSEIHHDWCTPNGFVDGLFARLTDSPSTITFAVATPGRPRKAEATKQRDLFQRLVPHLQRAVRAQQLLVDLEGRNHDLVHATNHLQHGIVLLAPNCRLIHANAAAERLLSEQQGMRMLFERVNADYLSGDASPPAGSLLWARPSSGRPLIVHVLPQPRSFAERQRPRRTVMLVIVDPDVQPRPPTAVLRYLYGLTRSEAEVAIMVSRGHGLKPIAEELTLSTATVKSHLQRVFDKTNTHRQAELARLLFAHTLCSTPTNGRTVTGDPSHEPSVPSA; via the coding sequence GTGGAGGACTTCTCCCGACTGGTGTCTGAGATCTACGAGACGGTGCTGACCCCGCGGCACTGGGAACTCGCCGTGGCCGAGATCGGTGAGGCGTTCGGCGGTGCTCAGACGGCACTGCTGGTCAACGACGGTGTGTCCCGTGTCGTCGCCCACGCCAGCTTTCCGGCGGAGTTGACCACCGCGTACAACCGGTACTACGCGCGGCGCGACGACATCGTGGCCGCGGTCGAACACGGCACGATCGGCGTGGTTCGCCCGCGCGCCGAACTACTCTCATCGTTGCCCCCCTCGGAGATCCACCATGACTGGTGCACCCCCAACGGCTTCGTCGACGGCTTGTTCGCTCGCCTGACCGACTCCCCCTCGACCATCACGTTCGCGGTCGCCACACCGGGCCGCCCACGCAAGGCCGAGGCGACCAAGCAGCGCGACCTGTTTCAACGCCTCGTCCCCCATCTGCAGCGTGCCGTGCGCGCCCAACAGCTTCTGGTCGATCTCGAGGGCCGAAACCACGACCTGGTGCACGCCACCAACCATTTGCAGCACGGGATCGTCCTGTTGGCACCGAACTGCCGGCTGATCCACGCCAACGCCGCAGCCGAGCGACTGTTGTCCGAACAGCAGGGAATGCGCATGCTGTTCGAGCGCGTCAACGCCGATTATCTGAGCGGCGACGCCTCGCCTCCCGCCGGATCTCTACTATGGGCGCGACCGTCGAGCGGACGCCCGCTCATCGTCCATGTGCTGCCCCAGCCCCGGTCCTTCGCCGAGCGGCAGCGACCCCGGCGCACCGTGATGTTGGTGATCGTCGACCCCGACGTGCAACCGCGACCACCCACCGCCGTCCTGCGATACCTCTACGGGCTCACCCGCAGCGAAGCCGAAGTGGCGATCATGGTGTCCCGCGGTCACGGCCTGAAACCGATCGCCGAGGAACTCACCTTGTCGACCGCGACCGTGAAAAGCCACCTACAGCGGGTTTTCGACAAAACGAACACGCATCGCCAAGCGGAACTCGCTCGACTGCTGTTCGCACATACCCTTTGTAGTACCCCCACGAATGGCCGTACCGTCACAGGTGATCCATCTCACGAGCCATCCGTGCCGTCTGCATGA
- a CDS encoding nuclear transport factor 2 family protein, producing MSNIESTRSAYQAFATGDLAALGEYFTPETDWYSSDEVEPGGELHGRDAVLDMLSRMADHWTAVSLEPHTYLDADDHVIVLGTQEFTNASGSVKSPYAHILRFNADGKVIRSEFHADSAKVAKLQR from the coding sequence ATGTCGAATATCGAATCCACCAGATCCGCCTACCAGGCGTTCGCGACCGGGGATCTCGCCGCCCTCGGAGAGTATTTCACCCCCGAGACCGATTGGTACTCCTCTGACGAGGTCGAACCCGGCGGCGAGCTCCATGGCCGCGACGCCGTGCTCGACATGCTTTCCCGGATGGCCGATCACTGGACCGCGGTGTCGCTGGAGCCGCATACCTACCTGGACGCGGACGACCACGTGATCGTGCTGGGCACCCAAGAGTTCACCAACGCCTCCGGCAGCGTCAAAAGCCCTTACGCCCACATCCTCCGATTCAACGCCGACGGCAAGGTGATCCGCAGTGAGTTCCACGCCGACAGCGCCAAGGTCGCGAAACTTCAGCGCTGA